In Halorussus limi, a genomic segment contains:
- a CDS encoding adenylyltransferase/cytidyltransferase family protein produces the protein MTRVVALGTFDLLHPGHVHYLREAAAAGDELHVVVANGERVAHKDPILPGDQRVRTVEALDPVTAARLGDADDISVPIRRIDPDVLVLGGDQHHDEARVAAMLDEWGVECEVRRASLAEAEGERLHSSSAIVERILAESGGIDSSKRDRAGEYQQI, from the coding sequence ATGACCCGCGTCGTCGCGCTCGGCACCTTCGACCTGCTCCATCCGGGTCACGTCCACTACCTGCGGGAGGCCGCCGCGGCGGGCGACGAACTCCACGTCGTCGTGGCCAACGGCGAGCGCGTGGCCCACAAGGACCCGATTCTCCCGGGCGACCAGCGCGTCCGGACGGTCGAAGCCCTCGACCCGGTGACGGCGGCGCGTCTCGGCGACGCCGACGATATTTCGGTCCCGATTCGGCGCATCGACCCGGACGTGCTGGTGTTGGGCGGCGACCAGCACCACGACGAGGCCCGGGTCGCGGCGATGCTCGACGAGTGGGGCGTCGAGTGCGAGGTCAGGCGAGCGTCGCTGGCGGAAGCCGAGGGCGAGCGACTCCACTCGTCGAGCGCCATCGTCGAGCGAATCTTGGCCGAGAGCGGGGGAATCGACTCCTCGAAACGCGACCGAGCGGGAGAGTATCAGCAAATTTAA
- a CDS encoding DUF2249 domain-containing protein, translating to MQTRFTERAVERTDAPADRPRDGLDVRELGPPKPLTRTLETLADLDAETVLVQANDRAPQHLYPKLDDRGYEFETVTDDEVVLTAIWREE from the coding sequence ATGCAGACCCGCTTCACCGAGCGAGCGGTCGAACGCACCGACGCCCCGGCCGACAGACCGCGCGATGGCCTCGACGTTCGGGAACTCGGGCCGCCGAAACCGCTGACCCGGACGCTCGAAACGCTGGCGGACCTCGACGCCGAGACCGTCCTCGTGCAGGCCAACGACCGGGCGCCCCAGCACCTCTATCCGAAACTCGACGACAGAGGGTACGAGTTCGAGACCGTCACCGACGACGAGGTCGTCCTGACCGCAATCTGGCGCGAGGAGTAG
- a CDS encoding helix-turn-helix domain-containing protein has product MPTAKLHITLPEDVWISEVSTAHPDAEFRVLAAFPAEDTGVGLLEISADDLPAVVAAMDEREDITRLDLQQASEESALVEFETTAPLLLFSVQESGLPLELPFTIRDGRASVELTASRDRLSAFTTQLRAFGMEFDVEYVREMINSESLLTQRQRELLHTAVEEGYYDTPRECSLTELAEVAGVAKSTASETLHRVEEKIVKEYVDG; this is encoded by the coding sequence ATGCCAACCGCGAAACTGCACATCACGCTCCCCGAAGACGTGTGGATTTCGGAGGTCTCGACGGCGCACCCGGACGCCGAGTTCCGCGTCCTCGCGGCCTTCCCGGCCGAGGACACCGGCGTCGGCCTGCTCGAAATCTCGGCCGACGACCTCCCGGCGGTCGTGGCCGCGATGGACGAACGCGAGGACATCACTCGCCTCGACCTCCAGCAGGCGTCCGAGGAGTCCGCGCTCGTGGAGTTCGAGACGACCGCGCCGCTCCTGCTGTTCTCGGTCCAGGAGTCGGGCCTCCCGCTGGAACTGCCATTCACCATCCGCGACGGGCGGGCGTCGGTCGAACTCACCGCCTCGCGCGACCGACTGTCGGCGTTCACCACGCAACTGCGCGCGTTCGGGATGGAGTTCGACGTGGAGTACGTCCGCGAGATGATAAACTCCGAGAGTCTGCTGACCCAGCGCCAGCGCGAACTCCTCCACACGGCGGTCGAGGAGGGGTACTACGACACCCCGCGGGAGTGTTCGCTGACCGAACTCGCGGAGGTGGCGGGCGTGGCGAAATCGACCGCGAGCGAGACCCTCCACCGGGTCGAGGAGAAAATCGTCAAGGAGTACGTGGACGGGTAG
- a CDS encoding radical SAM protein yields the protein MSNPSNRSGGPPRRVDTDERPFVLIWELTQACDLTCEHCRADAQPDRRPDELTTEEAKTLLDRTREFGEDQLVVFSGGDPLKRDDAVDLVEYGTEIGLNVTMTPSGTASLTPDAVADLADAGLRRMAVSVDGANAERHDDFRGEAGSFEETVSAAQSATSNGLPLQVNTTVCRQTVADLPDIADLVADLGAVLWSVFFLVPVGRGAALDPLSPERAERVMEWLVDRSDEWPFGLKTTEAPHYRRVAVQRTDQPPNRQMGITAGDGFAFVSHVGEVYPSGFLPESAGNVRDRSVVDIYRNADLFEDLRDGDALRGKCGACPYRNVCGGSRSRAYATTGDPLESDPLCSFVPEGYDGPLPWDDASPHVEPTPEPSPAANSR from the coding sequence ATGTCGAACCCATCGAATCGTTCCGGCGGGCCGCCGCGACGGGTCGACACCGACGAGCGACCCTTCGTCCTCATCTGGGAGTTGACGCAGGCCTGCGACCTGACCTGCGAACACTGCCGGGCCGACGCCCAACCCGACCGCCGCCCCGACGAACTCACGACCGAGGAGGCGAAGACGCTCCTCGACCGGACCCGCGAGTTCGGCGAGGACCAGTTGGTCGTGTTCTCGGGCGGCGACCCGCTGAAGCGCGACGACGCCGTGGACCTCGTCGAGTACGGCACGGAAATCGGTCTCAACGTGACGATGACCCCGAGCGGGACCGCCTCGCTGACCCCCGACGCCGTGGCCGACCTCGCGGACGCGGGCCTGCGCCGGATGGCGGTCAGCGTCGACGGCGCGAACGCCGAGCGCCACGACGACTTCCGGGGCGAAGCCGGGAGTTTCGAGGAGACGGTGTCGGCCGCCCAGTCCGCGACGAGCAACGGTCTCCCGCTACAGGTCAACACCACGGTCTGTCGCCAGACCGTCGCGGACCTGCCCGACATCGCCGACCTCGTGGCGGACCTCGGCGCGGTCCTCTGGAGCGTCTTCTTCCTCGTGCCGGTGGGCCGGGGCGCGGCGCTCGACCCGCTGTCACCCGAGCGCGCCGAACGTGTGATGGAGTGGCTGGTCGACCGGAGCGACGAGTGGCCCTTCGGCCTGAAGACGACCGAAGCGCCCCACTACCGTCGGGTCGCCGTCCAGCGGACCGACCAGCCTCCGAACCGCCAGATGGGCATCACCGCGGGCGACGGCTTCGCCTTCGTGAGCCACGTCGGCGAGGTCTACCCCTCCGGGTTCCTGCCCGAGTCGGCGGGCAACGTCCGCGACCGGAGCGTCGTGGACATCTACCGGAACGCGGACCTGTTCGAGGACCTGCGCGACGGGGACGCGCTCCGCGGGAAGTGCGGGGCCTGCCCCTACCGGAACGTCTGCGGCGGCAGTCGCTCGCGGGCCTACGCCACGACCGGCGACCCGCTGGAGAGCGACCCGCTCTGCTCGTTCGTCCCGGAGGGCTACGACGGCCCGCTCCCGTGGGACGACGCCAGTCCGCACGTCGAACCGACTCCCGAACCCAGTCCCGCGGCGAACTCCCGGTGA
- a CDS encoding molybdopterin-dependent oxidoreductase: MNVANAEPAADGDGERPPSVRVEGRETVVVSAARTRSDDLPRATRTCTVECASGVRGTDEWAGVPVDALAVAADFPGETTHLHVAAADFAADVPIRPALGGILAFEREGDREDGAVGLPRFVADGVPGERLVKRVERLSAVALDAGEEPEVG; encoded by the coding sequence GTGAACGTAGCGAACGCCGAACCGGCCGCGGACGGCGACGGCGAGCGCCCGCCCTCGGTCCGAGTCGAGGGCCGAGAGACGGTCGTCGTCTCGGCCGCCCGGACTCGGTCCGACGACCTCCCGCGGGCGACCCGCACCTGCACGGTCGAGTGCGCCTCCGGCGTCCGCGGGACCGACGAGTGGGCGGGCGTCCCGGTGGACGCGCTCGCGGTCGCGGCCGACTTCCCCGGCGAGACGACACACCTCCACGTCGCGGCCGCGGATTTCGCGGCCGACGTGCCGATTCGCCCCGCGCTCGGCGGGATTCTGGCGTTCGAGCGCGAGGGCGACCGCGAGGACGGAGCGGTGGGACTTCCGCGGTTCGTCGCCGACGGCGTGCCCGGCGAGCGACTGGTCAAGCGCGTCGAGCGACTGTCGGCGGTCGCGCTCGACGCCGGAGAGGAACCGGAAGTCGGGTAA
- a CDS encoding P-loop NTPase, translated as MTDDTDEITARVEEAIASVEDPDFGASALDAGLVTGVEVADGAATISVDLAGADPEAAEEVTEALRREAFEVAGIEKVRVESETPDGGGTHAGSAEGGGDAHGDTHDAGGAHGGLSLPEIDHVIAVGSAKGGVGKTTVATHLARALADDYDVGLFDADIHGPNVPEMVGVEGPVEATDDGRAAPAEVGGMEVMSVGLIANDAPLAWRGAMAHDALTELLEDTEWSDRDVLVVDLPPGTGDVVLTMLQEVPVTGSVLVTTPFPTSLSDTGRSAALLEENGVPVVGAAVNMHGFVCENCGHDHDLYGESDPEEELGVDVLAELPFDRGLQNPGESGEGERSDAERPDAATPDPVADLAESVGEFVESDDAGPVSVPDSALDVRGLPPRIRHEQVGEEFAALDPGEEFYVVNDHDPSPLAQMLAGEFAEESADEAFETCEVHRRAPDEWVLELQRAV; from the coding sequence ATGACCGACGACACAGACGAGATTACGGCCCGAGTCGAGGAGGCGATAGCGAGCGTCGAGGACCCCGACTTCGGCGCGAGCGCGCTCGACGCCGGACTCGTGACCGGCGTGGAAGTCGCGGACGGCGCGGCGACGATTTCGGTGGACCTCGCGGGCGCCGACCCCGAGGCCGCCGAGGAGGTCACGGAGGCGCTCCGGCGCGAGGCGTTCGAGGTCGCCGGAATCGAGAAGGTCCGCGTCGAGAGCGAGACGCCCGACGGTGGCGGCACCCACGCCGGCAGCGCGGAGGGTGGCGGTGACGCACACGGCGACACACACGATGCCGGCGGCGCGCACGGCGGCCTCTCGCTCCCGGAAATCGACCACGTAATCGCGGTCGGGAGCGCGAAGGGCGGGGTCGGCAAGACCACCGTGGCGACCCACCTCGCCCGCGCGCTGGCCGACGACTACGACGTCGGCCTGTTCGACGCCGACATCCACGGGCCGAACGTGCCCGAGATGGTCGGCGTCGAGGGACCGGTCGAGGCCACCGACGACGGGCGGGCCGCGCCCGCCGAGGTCGGCGGAATGGAGGTCATGAGCGTCGGCCTGATAGCCAACGACGCGCCGCTGGCGTGGCGGGGCGCGATGGCCCACGACGCGCTGACCGAACTGCTCGAAGACACCGAGTGGTCCGACCGGGACGTGCTGGTCGTTGACCTGCCGCCGGGGACCGGTGACGTGGTGCTGACGATGCTTCAGGAGGTGCCGGTCACGGGGTCGGTGCTGGTGACGACGCCGTTCCCGACGAGTCTCTCGGACACCGGCCGGAGCGCCGCGCTACTGGAGGAGAACGGCGTCCCGGTCGTGGGTGCGGCGGTGAACATGCACGGGTTCGTCTGCGAGAACTGCGGCCACGACCACGACCTCTACGGCGAGAGCGACCCCGAGGAGGAGTTGGGCGTCGATGTGCTGGCCGAACTCCCGTTCGACCGCGGGTTGCAGAACCCCGGCGAATCCGGCGAGGGCGAGCGTTCGGACGCCGAGCGGCCCGACGCCGCGACTCCCGACCCCGTCGCAGACCTCGCGGAGTCGGTCGGCGAGTTCGTGGAGAGCGACGACGCCGGGCCGGTGTCGGTCCCCGACTCGGCGCTCGACGTTCGGGGACTCCCGCCCCGCATCCGCCACGAGCAGGTCGGCGAGGAGTTCGCGGCGTTGGACCCCGGCGAGGAGTTCTACGTCGTGAACGACCACGACCCCTCGCCGCTGGCCCAGATGCTCGCCGGGGAGTTCGCCGAGGAGTCGGCCGACGAGGCGTTCGAGACCTGCGAGGTCCACCGCCGCGCGCCGGACGAGTGGGTGCTGGAACTCCAGCGAGCGGTCTGA
- a CDS encoding HEAT repeat domain-containing protein produces MSEQYKNRSARARSPTRDGGDETDLRRLLDSPDEYERRDAALALVDAAESAGIDDETASALADRLAEGDSEDVRQFAVEALGVAGPDAPADAVTAIRDALDADDDEWVRAEAVVALSRVAPRADELAAALEDDSGWVRRNAVIALGKTERATFGDLTDRIKNDPHPAVREYAARYLGECAERADADAEDAPGGDESVSEAVRLLAAVLARDPEAFVRAKAAESLGGLATDRAERALETHGVTDRSDDVKRTAKRALAAARGVDPDQLDVEIDDGPPGGGPQAPGETPGGPGPTGGPENRPTGGPGGRPGGPPNDPTER; encoded by the coding sequence ATGAGCGAGCAGTACAAAAACCGGAGCGCCCGCGCTCGGTCGCCGACCCGCGACGGCGGCGACGAGACCGACCTCCGGAGACTGCTCGACTCGCCCGACGAGTACGAGCGACGAGACGCCGCGCTCGCGCTGGTTGACGCGGCCGAATCCGCGGGAATCGACGACGAAACCGCGAGCGCGCTCGCCGACCGCCTCGCCGAGGGCGACAGCGAGGACGTGCGACAGTTCGCGGTCGAAGCGCTGGGCGTGGCCGGCCCCGACGCGCCGGCCGACGCCGTGACCGCCATACGAGACGCGCTCGACGCGGACGACGACGAGTGGGTTCGGGCGGAGGCCGTGGTCGCGCTCTCGCGGGTCGCGCCCCGCGCCGACGAACTGGCCGCCGCGCTCGAAGACGACAGCGGGTGGGTCCGCCGGAACGCGGTCATCGCGCTCGGCAAGACCGAGCGCGCGACCTTCGGCGACCTGACCGACCGCATCAAGAACGACCCCCATCCCGCGGTCCGGGAGTACGCCGCGCGCTACCTCGGCGAGTGCGCCGAGAGGGCGGACGCAGACGCCGAGGACGCGCCCGGCGGAGACGAGTCGGTGAGCGAAGCGGTCCGCCTGCTGGCGGCAGTGCTGGCCCGCGACCCCGAGGCGTTCGTCCGGGCGAAGGCCGCCGAGTCGCTCGGCGGTCTCGCCACCGACCGGGCCGAGCGAGCGCTCGAAACACACGGCGTCACCGACCGGAGCGACGACGTGAAGCGGACCGCCAAGCGCGCGCTGGCCGCGGCCCGCGGCGTGGACCCCGACCAGTTGGACGTGGAGATAGACGACGGGCCGCCCGGCGGCGGGCCGCAAGCGCCCGGCGAGACGCCGGGCGGGCCTGGACCGACCGGCGGTCCCGAGAACAGACCGACGGGCGGCCCCGGCGGACGACCCGGAGGACCCCCGAACGACCCGACCGAGAGGTGA
- a CDS encoding ethylbenzene dehydrogenase-related protein: MADRDAARRATVVTAVVVATLVVAQTAVTAAVTSGTQPAMSVESVPEDPTAATWQDAPTRTVSLSKQQMAPPFGGGSTDEVRVQTVHNDTHTAFRLTWEDPTRDANIRAPENYSDAAAVMLRTGDQPPITMGAAGKPVDIWYWRASWQFENHSAFGEMYTYPHPNNETMPGRAAGNPLSKSQYERFAQNYYAKGYGSLTHAPRQNVRARAEYGDGEWSVVFTRKHDTEGKFDASFSGSKKVYLAFAVWNGSADEVNGQKSLSLQFTQLNTQKWAMSDASSGSSDSGSGQSAGESSGTSSGQSDGPWIVRSVGNWVGGLVVTTLLTWTVVYWRARE, encoded by the coding sequence GTGGCTGACCGGGACGCCGCGCGGCGCGCGACCGTCGTCACGGCGGTGGTCGTGGCTACGCTGGTCGTCGCCCAGACCGCGGTGACCGCCGCGGTCACGAGCGGGACGCAACCGGCGATGTCGGTCGAGTCGGTGCCCGAGGACCCGACCGCCGCGACGTGGCAGGACGCGCCGACCCGGACCGTTTCGCTGTCGAAACAGCAGATGGCCCCGCCGTTCGGCGGCGGAAGCACCGACGAGGTGCGGGTCCAGACGGTCCACAACGACACGCACACCGCGTTCAGACTGACGTGGGAGGACCCGACTCGCGACGCCAACATCCGCGCGCCGGAGAACTACAGCGACGCCGCCGCGGTGATGCTCCGGACCGGCGACCAGCCGCCCATCACGATGGGCGCGGCGGGCAAGCCCGTGGACATCTGGTACTGGCGCGCGAGTTGGCAGTTCGAGAATCACTCGGCGTTCGGCGAGATGTACACCTACCCGCACCCGAACAACGAGACGATGCCGGGGCGGGCCGCCGGGAATCCGCTCTCGAAGTCCCAGTACGAGCGGTTCGCCCAGAACTACTACGCGAAGGGGTACGGGTCGCTGACACACGCGCCGCGCCAGAACGTCCGGGCGCGCGCCGAGTACGGAGACGGCGAGTGGTCGGTCGTCTTCACCCGGAAGCACGACACCGAGGGGAAGTTCGACGCGTCGTTCTCCGGGTCGAAGAAGGTGTATCTGGCGTTCGCGGTCTGGAACGGGAGCGCCGACGAGGTCAACGGCCAGAAGTCGCTCTCGCTCCAGTTCACCCAACTGAACACCCAGAAGTGGGCGATGTCCGACGCGAGTAGCGGGTCGAGCGACTCGGGAAGCGGACAGTCGGCCGGCGAGTCCTCCGGGACCAGTTCGGGCCAGAGCGACGGGCCGTGGATAGTCCGGTCGGTCGGCAACTGGGTCGGCGGACTCGTGGTGACGACCCTGCTGACGTGGACCGTCGTCTACTGGAGGGCCAGAGAATGA
- a CDS encoding universal stress protein, which yields MYDTVLLPTDGSAAMETVVEHARDIAERRGADVHVLYVVDDRAFLTLDDDRIPDVTDRLREEGERATDEVASAFDPANVTVSTEIREGNPADEVLAVADERDADLVVMGTHGSDPTRNMLGSVSQKVVTLSSVPVLTVDIADADADSSVFDAAMDTASDN from the coding sequence ATGTACGACACAGTGTTGCTTCCGACCGACGGAAGCGCGGCAATGGAGACTGTGGTCGAACACGCCCGCGACATCGCCGAGCGACGCGGCGCGGACGTTCACGTCCTCTACGTCGTGGACGACCGGGCCTTCCTGACGCTCGACGACGACCGGATTCCCGACGTGACCGACCGACTCCGGGAGGAAGGCGAACGCGCCACCGACGAGGTCGCGTCCGCGTTCGACCCGGCGAACGTGACGGTCTCGACCGAGATTCGAGAGGGCAACCCCGCCGACGAGGTGCTGGCGGTCGCCGACGAACGCGACGCCGACCTCGTGGTCATGGGCACCCACGGGTCGGACCCGACGCGAAACATGCTCGGCAGCGTCTCCCAGAAGGTCGTCACCCTCTCGTCGGTCCCCGTGCTGACCGTCGATATCGCCGACGCGGACGCCGACTCCTCGGTCTTCGACGCCGCGATGGACACCGCCTCCGACAACTGA
- the mobA gene encoding molybdenum cofactor guanylyltransferase: protein MSETSRASATDDLTGVVLAGGYSRRFGERDKALARLGGRPMLARVVGRLSEAADRVVVNCRTDQRAAFADALDARDPVGAPVEFVADSVPDGGPLVGFRTALSAVETPTCALAACDAPFLDPRVVADLAARLPPTDSGESADAAAVRSGGRRHPTQAVYRTAPTEAACEALLDADVTRLSALLDCLDARAVPAETVAGDAARSLFDVDTPADRAEAARMLRGRSDAGDPEEREVPPR, encoded by the coding sequence GTGAGCGAGACGTCCCGAGCGTCCGCGACCGACGACCTGACCGGCGTCGTCCTCGCGGGCGGCTACTCCCGGCGGTTCGGCGAACGCGACAAGGCGCTGGCCCGCCTCGGCGGTCGGCCCATGCTCGCGCGGGTCGTCGGCCGCCTTAGCGAGGCGGCCGACCGCGTGGTGGTCAACTGCCGGACCGACCAGCGCGCGGCGTTCGCCGACGCGCTGGACGCCCGCGACCCGGTCGGCGCGCCGGTCGAGTTCGTCGCCGACTCGGTTCCCGACGGGGGTCCGCTCGTCGGCTTTCGGACGGCGCTCAGTGCGGTCGAGACCCCCACCTGCGCGTTGGCCGCCTGCGACGCGCCGTTTCTCGACCCCCGAGTGGTCGCGGACCTCGCCGCGCGACTCCCTCCGACCGACTCCGGCGAGTCGGCCGACGCCGCCGCGGTCCGGTCCGGGGGCCGCCGCCACCCGACGCAGGCGGTCTACCGGACCGCCCCGACCGAGGCCGCCTGCGAGGCCCTGCTCGACGCCGACGTGACCCGACTCTCGGCGCTGCTCGACTGCCTCGACGCGCGGGCGGTCCCGGCCGAGACGGTCGCCGGAGACGCCGCGAGAAGCCTGTTCGACGTGGACACGCCCGCGGACCGGGCGGAGGCGGCCCGCATGCTCCGGGGTCGCTCCGACGCGGGCGACCCGGAGGAGCGGGAGGTGCCCCCGCGATGA
- a CDS encoding DUF7511 domain-containing protein — translation MTDAAPPNSDRRTVPTADESPADLRAVVEERDDGPDECTIYPPAADDEALVTEWITAEAGSYVALREIR, via the coding sequence ATGACCGACGCCGCTCCCCCGAACTCGGACCGCCGAACGGTACCGACCGCCGACGAATCGCCCGCCGACCTCCGGGCGGTCGTGGAGGAACGCGACGACGGCCCCGACGAGTGTACCATCTACCCGCCGGCGGCCGACGACGAAGCGCTCGTGACCGAGTGGATAACCGCCGAAGCGGGGTCGTACGTGGCCCTCCGCGAGATACGGTGA
- a CDS encoding metal-dependent hydrolase: MVDVAGHLGMALVWLAPAWFVIDRRKTAATFVAVGFWFGMLPDVDLVLSNWFPTIKHHGVFHTVLVVTILAAIIGPLVGWILKTWLDDSEWFSEPAERSALSLGFVMVWVAGLSHIFADMLSAPDIAEAIEPLWPLYQQSIGIDLVWYNATWFNWGLLALGVLLNVAFYYWQKPSVGRGASTAS; the protein is encoded by the coding sequence ATGGTCGACGTAGCCGGGCACCTCGGTATGGCGCTCGTATGGCTCGCACCCGCGTGGTTCGTCATCGACAGGCGCAAGACCGCCGCGACGTTCGTCGCGGTCGGTTTCTGGTTCGGGATGTTACCCGACGTGGACCTCGTCCTCTCGAACTGGTTCCCGACCATCAAACACCACGGCGTCTTCCACACCGTACTGGTCGTCACCATCTTGGCGGCGATAATCGGGCCGCTCGTCGGCTGGATACTGAAGACGTGGCTGGACGACTCGGAGTGGTTCTCCGAACCGGCCGAGCGGAGCGCGCTCTCGCTCGGGTTCGTGATGGTGTGGGTCGCCGGCCTCTCGCACATCTTCGCCGACATGCTCTCGGCCCCGGACATCGCCGAGGCCATCGAACCGCTCTGGCCACTCTACCAGCAGTCCATCGGCATCGACCTCGTCTGGTACAACGCCACGTGGTTCAACTGGGGCCTGCTCGCGCTCGGCGTCCTGCTCAACGTGGCCTTCTACTACTGGCAGAAACCCAGCGTGGGTCGCGGCGCTTCGACGGCCTCGTAA
- a CDS encoding halocyanin domain-containing protein, with the protein MNRDTLDRRTMLKTMAAGAATATIAGCSSGGGGDGGSGDSGGDGGDSGSGGSGSSSVSFDGWFDNTSNYDGVVDKTGSSEVTVKVGAKGNGGNYAFGPAAVKVSKGTKVVWGWTGKGALHNVVADNGDFESKQKQEAGYTFSHTFDSAGKHKYYCTPHKAMGMKGAIVVE; encoded by the coding sequence ATGAATCGAGATACTCTCGACCGACGGACGATGCTGAAGACGATGGCCGCAGGCGCAGCGACCGCGACGATTGCCGGCTGTTCGAGCGGCGGTGGCGGCGACGGCGGGTCGGGCGACTCCGGCGGCGACGGCGGTGACTCGGGAAGCGGCGGCTCCGGGAGCAGTTCGGTCAGTTTCGACGGGTGGTTCGACAACACCAGCAACTACGACGGCGTGGTCGACAAGACCGGGAGCAGCGAGGTGACGGTGAAGGTCGGCGCGAAGGGCAACGGCGGCAACTACGCCTTCGGTCCGGCCGCGGTCAAGGTGTCGAAGGGGACGAAGGTCGTCTGGGGGTGGACCGGCAAGGGGGCGCTCCACAACGTCGTCGCCGACAACGGCGACTTCGAGAGCAAGCAGAAACAGGAGGCGGGATACACCTTCTCCCACACGTTCGACAGCGCCGGGAAGCACAAGTACTACTGCACGCCCCACAAGGCGATGGGCATGAAGGGCGCAATCGTCGTGGAGTAA
- the hemG gene encoding protoporphyrinogen oxidase has protein sequence MSVGIVGGGITGLATHYYLRESGVESVVFEADDEPGGVVRSAEVEGRVLDFGPQRTRLTPSIRRLVESLGLDDELREASDPPLYVYRDEKLRLVPQSPREAVTTDLLSWRGKARALLEPLTGPAREGESVEAFLTRKFGSEVARYYFGPLYGGIYGSHPGEMPVEHSLAKALDGAGIEGSVLTSVARKVVSGREAPPIVSFDAGLQRLPEALAEAHRESVRLGTPVRGIRREGDRFTLETADGETTVDELVVTTPADVTADLLGDLAPESAAALRELNYNPQAVVHLRAETDLTGAGYQVQYDEEFRTLGATWNASLLDRDGVYTCYLGGSRNPELVERSDDELASVAAEEFEAITGHGARALSVRRLRRGMPAYDRSWAALDRVSAPEGIRLCTNYTSRAGIPGRIREAKATAETLARKESERETASTVTA, from the coding sequence ATGAGCGTCGGCATCGTCGGCGGCGGCATCACTGGACTGGCGACACACTACTACCTCCGGGAGTCGGGCGTCGAGAGCGTCGTCTTCGAGGCCGACGACGAACCGGGCGGCGTCGTCCGGAGCGCGGAGGTCGAGGGGAGAGTGCTCGATTTCGGACCCCAGCGGACCCGCCTCACGCCGAGCATCCGGAGACTGGTCGAGTCGCTCGGCTTGGACGACGAGTTGCGAGAGGCCTCCGACCCGCCGCTGTACGTCTACCGCGACGAGAAGTTACGGCTGGTGCCCCAGTCGCCTCGCGAGGCCGTGACCACCGACCTGCTCTCGTGGCGGGGGAAGGCCCGCGCGCTGTTGGAACCGCTGACCGGCCCGGCCCGCGAGGGCGAGAGCGTCGAGGCGTTCCTGACCCGGAAGTTCGGGTCGGAGGTCGCACGCTACTACTTCGGGCCGCTCTACGGCGGTATCTACGGCTCACATCCCGGCGAGATGCCGGTCGAGCACTCGCTGGCGAAGGCGCTCGACGGGGCGGGCATCGAGGGGAGCGTCCTGACCTCGGTCGCCCGGAAAGTGGTCTCGGGCCGGGAAGCCCCGCCCATCGTCTCGTTCGACGCCGGACTCCAGCGACTCCCGGAGGCGCTGGCCGAGGCCCACCGCGAGAGCGTGCGACTCGGGACGCCGGTCCGGGGGATTCGGCGCGAGGGAGACCGGTTCACACTGGAGACCGCCGACGGCGAGACGACGGTGGACGAACTCGTCGTGACCACTCCGGCGGACGTGACCGCCGACCTGCTCGGGGACCTCGCGCCCGAGTCGGCCGCGGCGCTCCGCGAGTTGAACTACAACCCGCAGGCCGTCGTCCACCTCCGCGCCGAGACCGACCTGACCGGCGCGGGCTATCAGGTCCAGTACGACGAGGAGTTCCGGACGCTCGGCGCGACGTGGAACGCCAGCTTACTCGACCGAGACGGCGTCTACACCTGCTATCTCGGCGGGTCTCGGAACCCCGAACTGGTCGAGCGGAGCGACGACGAACTCGCCTCGGTCGCCGCCGAGGAGTTCGAGGCGATTACGGGCCACGGAGCGCGCGCCCTCTCGGTCCGCCGACTCCGGCGCGGGATGCCCGCCTACGACCGGAGTTGGGCCGCGCTCGACCGGGTCTCCGCGCCGGAGGGGATTCGGCTCTGTACGAACTACACCTCTCGGGCCGGGATTCCCGGCCGGATTCGGGAGGCGAAGGCGACGGCGGAGACGCTGGCCCGAAAGGAGTCCGAGCGCGAAACGGCCTCGACGGTCACCGCCTGA